The DNA segment GGGTAGCGGTAAGGCCAGACCACTGATACTCAGGCGCCCCTCGCTGTCTCGCGCAATGACCACGCGTGCGCCCTGCAGACTGATCTCCCCCGGCACAAGTCGCCCCGCCAGAAAGGAGTTCCAAACCCCCAACTGCAGCCCTACCCGCGCCAGTCTGAGGGCGGTCTTACCGGTGCCGTCGAGTACACGGACATTTTCCAATGTCACCGTAGGTGTGATCCAGTGCCAACCGACCCGTATCTGGCCGATCCGCACGGGATGATGCAACCAATCACTCGCAACGGATTCAATCTCGGCACGATAACTCGGCACCATTGGCAACAGTTGGCGGGCCACCACGGTGAGCACCGCGGCGAGGATCACCACCACGGCCGCGCCCAGCCAGAGCGTCCCCAACAAACGTTTCAGCACGCGCGACATACGTCCTGCCCGGCCAGCGCACTCAAACGGCTAGAGTGGCACCACATCGAATTGCTCCTGGGTGTAGAGCTGCTCGACCTGTAAGCGGATCGGCACGCCAATGAATTCCTGCAGCTCGGCCAGACTCGACGATTCCTCGTCGAGCAACATGTCGACCACCTCCTGCGCCGCGAGTACCAGCAGTTCTCGTGCATCAAACTGACGTGCCTCGCGCAGAATTTCCCGAAACATCTCGTAGCACACGGTTTCCGCACTTTTGAGTAGGCCGCGTCCAACGCACGTCGGGCACGGCTCGCACAGGATGTGTTCCAGGCTCTCTCGGGTGCGCTTGCGGGTCATTTCCACCAACCCGAGACTCGACACCTCGCAAACTTGGCTGCGTGTGTGGTCGCGATCGAGGGCCTTCTCCAATGCCCGCAACACCTGCGTGCGATGCCCCTCCTCCTTCATGTCGATGAAATCGATGATGATGATGCCGCCGAGATTGCGTAACCGCAGCTGGCGTGCAATCGCCTGAGCCGCCTCCAGATTGGTTTTGAGAATGGTCTCTTCGAGATTGCGATGGCCCACGAAGGCACCGGTATTCACATCCACCGTGGTCATCGATTCGGTCTGATCGATGACTAGGTGCCCGCCCGACTTGAGCTGCACCTTACGATCGAGCGCCTTCTGGATTTCGTCCTCCACCCCGTGCAGATCGAATATCGGACGCTCGCCAGCATAGTGCTCAATGCGTTCCGACATTTCAGGCACGTAGCGCGCGGCAAATTCGGTAACCAATTGCAGCGTCTCTCGCGAATCCACCAAAATCTGCGCGATTTCCTCGTTGGCCAGGTCGCGCAGGACCCGCAATGTCAACGGCAGATCGGAGTAGACCAGCGACCCGGCCGGCGCACTGCTCGCTCGCTCGCGAATGGTGCGCCACAAGCGCTGCAAATAGTGAATATCACGGCGCAGATCCTCCTCGCCGGCGTCCTCCGCCGCGGTGCGTACGATGAAACCATGGGCTTCCTCGCAAACGCTGCTCAGCGACTGCACCAGATCGCGTAGGCGTTGGCGCTCGACATCGCCCTCGATGCGCGTCGAAACACCGATGCTGTTGCCGCCAGGCACCAACACCAGGTAGCGCGAAGGCACGCTCAGATGCGTGGTCAGACGCGCGCCCTTGGAGCCCAAGGGATCTTTGGTGACCTGTACCAACAGATGCTGCCCTTCCTGCAACACCGAGCTGATGGCCGGTGGGTGCAGGGTCTCACTACTCGGCGGCAAGTCGTCCTGATGGATGTCGCGTAGATCGGAGGCATGCAAAAAGGCGGCACGATCCAGTCCGATATCGACGAAGGCAGCCTCCATGCCGGGCAGCACACGGCTCACCCGACCCTGATAGATATTACCCACCAGCCCGCGGCGACGACTGCGCTCGATGTAGACCTCCTGCAGCGCGCCGTTTTCTACCAGCGCGACCCGCGTCTCCTGTGGAGTCACATTCAACAGCAATTCAGAACTCATTCAGCGCCATCCCTCGCGTCATCGCCCCAGTCAGGCATCTCGATACTCCATTCATCCAGTAACGCCGCCGTCTCGAACAAGGGCAATCCCATCACCCCTGAATAACTGCCCGCCAGATGTTCGACGAAGGTAGCGGCCAATCCATGAATAGCGTACGCACCGGCCTTGTCCAGGGGTTCGCCGGTAGCGACGTAGCGCACGCGTTCGTCCGCGGCAATCGCGCGGAACCGCACCTCACTCTCGGACAGGCGTACCGCCTCGCGCGTTCCACGCACCAGCGCCACGGCTGAATAAACCCGATGCGTACGACCCGACAGCCGCGAGAGCATCGACTCGGCCTCCGCCGGGTTGTCGGGCTTCCCTAGAATTTCGCCATCGAGCACGACCGCCGTGTCGGCGCCCAGCGCCGCACGCTCCCCACGCCGACATGCCCAGCCGGCACGCGCCTTCGCGAGCGCCAAGCGACACACATAATCCGCCGCCTTCTCATGCGGCTGGGGCGTTTCGTCGACCGAAGCCGCCACCACCCGATGCGACACACCGATCTGATCGAGCAGCGCGCTGCGCCGAGGTGAGGCCGAGGCAAGCAACAACAGGGACGCTTCCTTATTCATATCGGGGTGCCGTCGCGGGCAACCGCCAAGGATCTACAGCACCGCGCGCAGCGGCCAATGACGCGACTGAGCCCCAGGCTTCTGCCGAGCGGCGATGCCCGCCCCCAATATCGAATAGCCAAACCACGCTCCTCGCATTGTGATTGGGGCACTCGGCCGCAGCTTCTACGACCGGGCTACAGGCAGCCGCTAGTCCCGATGATACGGATGGTGATTGATGATACTCGACGCACGATAGAGCTGCTCGGCCACCAGCACCCGTACCAGCGGGTGTGGGAAGGTCAGCGGCGATAGCGACCACAGCCACTCGGCCTGGGCGCGCGCGTCATCGGTGAGGCCCTCCGGACCACCGACCCACAGAGCCACGTCGCGTCCATCCTGTAACCAACCCGATAGGCGCGTCGCGAGACCGGGCGTATCGAGCGCGCGGCCGCGTGTGTCCAATGCGACGATACGCGCGCCACGCGGCGTCGCCGCGCGTAAGCGCTCGGCCTCCCGCTCGGCAATACGCGCAAGATCAGCCTTGCGACTGCGTTTCTCTGGCGCGATCTCGATCAGGTGCAGTGTCGATTCCGGGGGCATACGCCCAGCATATTCGCGGTATCCGTCCTCAATCCAGGTCGGCATGCGTTGCCCAATGGCGATCAGATGGATATGCACGAGGTAATGCCTCTTGCGATCAGCCCTGTCCCTGATGGGTTTCCGTATCCGGCTCGGCTTCCGCGGTCCACAGCTTCTCTAGGTTATAGAAATCACGCACCCGCGGTAACATGACGTGCACCACGATGTCGTCGAGATCGACCAACGCCCATTCGCCCTCGCGCTCGCCTTCGCTGCCGCGCACGCCAAAACCGGCTTCCTTTGCACGCCGCGCCACGTTTCCAGCCAATGACTTCACATGTCGGTCCGAGGTGCCCGTCGCGATCACCATCAGGTCCATCAATGGCGATTTGCCGCGCAGATCGACCGTACGAATGTCCTGAGCCTTGAGGTCTTCGAGCGCCGTAATCGCAACTAGGCGTAGCCTCTCAATATCGTCTTCCAGTATCGGTTTCATGTTACTCCTGAGTCGGTGAGCGTATGTGTTTGCTCCCGACCGTATAAGCCCTGTGTCCGAATCGCCTCGAGTACAGCGTCCGGTATGAGAAATCGCGGATTCCCGTCGCAACGTAACTGCTCGCGGATCGCCGTCGCGGAAATATCGAGCTGGGTCACGTCGATCCACATCACGCGCCCGCCCGCCGAGGACCGCAGATCGGCCGGACAATCGGTGATACGCTCACCCAGCAACGCCATGAGGGGAGGCGCCATCTTTGGCACTTCGCCGGGTCGGCGGGCGACGATGATGTGAGCAAGGTCCAATAACTCGCCGGCGCGGTGCCAGCCCGGCAATCCACCAAAGGCGTCCGCGCCAAGAATCAGACAGAAAGGCCGCTCTGCGCCAAAATCCTCGCGCAGCGAACACAACGTGTCATAGGTATAAGAGGGTCCGCTGCGCATCAGCTCGCGCCGGTCCAGTACGAACTCAGGCACATCTGCCAACGCCAATGCCACCAGCGCCGCACGCGATTCGGCGCTGGCGCCGGGAACGCCACGATGCGGCGGAATCCCGCAAGGCAGAAAACGCACCTCATCGAGCCCGAGCGCCTCGCGGATCTCAAGCGCGACCCGCAGATGTCCGTAGTGAATCGGATCGAACGTCCCACCCAGCAAGCCGATCACGATCGCGTTCCCGATCGCACTATTGGCGCACCTGCCCATCACCCAGCACGACGTACTTTTGACTGGTCAGCCCCTCAAGCCCGACCGGGCCACGGG comes from the Acidihalobacter yilgarnensis genome and includes:
- the rng gene encoding ribonuclease G gives rise to the protein MSSELLLNVTPQETRVALVENGALQEVYIERSRRRGLVGNIYQGRVSRVLPGMEAAFVDIGLDRAAFLHASDLRDIHQDDLPPSSETLHPPAISSVLQEGQHLLVQVTKDPLGSKGARLTTHLSVPSRYLVLVPGGNSIGVSTRIEGDVERQRLRDLVQSLSSVCEEAHGFIVRTAAEDAGEEDLRRDIHYLQRLWRTIRERASSAPAGSLVYSDLPLTLRVLRDLANEEIAQILVDSRETLQLVTEFAARYVPEMSERIEHYAGERPIFDLHGVEDEIQKALDRKVQLKSGGHLVIDQTESMTTVDVNTGAFVGHRNLEETILKTNLEAAQAIARQLRLRNLGGIIIIDFIDMKEEGHRTQVLRALEKALDRDHTRSQVCEVSSLGLVEMTRKRTRESLEHILCEPCPTCVGRGLLKSAETVCYEMFREILREARQFDARELLVLAAQEVVDMLLDEESSSLAELQEFIGVPIRLQVEQLYTQEQFDVVPL
- a CDS encoding Maf family protein, which encodes MNKEASLLLLASASPRRSALLDQIGVSHRVVAASVDETPQPHEKAADYVCRLALAKARAGWACRRGERAALGADTAVVLDGEILGKPDNPAEAESMLSRLSGRTHRVYSAVALVRGTREAVRLSESEVRFRAIAADERVRYVATGEPLDKAGAYAIHGLAATFVEHLAGSYSGVMGLPLFETAALLDEWSIEMPDWGDDARDGAE
- the rlmH gene encoding 23S rRNA (pseudouridine(1915)-N(3))-methyltransferase RlmH; protein product: MHIHLIAIGQRMPTWIEDGYREYAGRMPPESTLHLIEIAPEKRSRKADLARIAEREAERLRAATPRGARIVALDTRGRALDTPGLATRLSGWLQDGRDVALWVGGPEGLTDDARAQAEWLWSLSPLTFPHPLVRVLVAEQLYRASSIINHHPYHRD
- the rsfS gene encoding ribosome silencing factor, with the translated sequence MKPILEDDIERLRLVAITALEDLKAQDIRTVDLRGKSPLMDLMVIATGTSDRHVKSLAGNVARRAKEAGFGVRGSEGEREGEWALVDLDDIVVHVMLPRVRDFYNLEKLWTAEAEPDTETHQGQG
- the nadD gene encoding nicotinate-nucleotide adenylyltransferase yields the protein MIGLLGGTFDPIHYGHLRVALEIREALGLDEVRFLPCGIPPHRGVPGASAESRAALVALALADVPEFVLDRRELMRSGPSYTYDTLCSLREDFGAERPFCLILGADAFGGLPGWHRAGELLDLAHIIVARRPGEVPKMAPPLMALLGERITDCPADLRSSAGGRVMWIDVTQLDISATAIREQLRCDGNPRFLIPDAVLEAIRTQGLYGREQTHTLTDSGVT